The proteins below are encoded in one region of Microtus ochrogaster isolate Prairie Vole_2 unplaced genomic scaffold, MicOch1.0 UNK116, whole genome shotgun sequence:
- the Tceal7 gene encoding transcription elongation factor A protein-like 7, giving the protein MQKSCSEKEGKPKYSEPKMEDEHPYGAFEGQRVEGNFRQRLLQSLEEFKEDIDYRHFKGEEMTGEEDEMERCLEEIRSLRKKFRALHSNHTHSRERPF; this is encoded by the coding sequence ATGCAAAAGTCCTGTagtgaaaaagaaggaaagcccAAGTACAGTGAGCCAAAGATGGAGGACGAACATCCCTATGGAGCATTTGAAGGCCAGCGAGTGGAAGGGAATTTCAGACAGCggctgcttcagtctcttgaaGAATTTAAAGAAGATATAGACTATAGGCATTTTAAAGGCGAAGAAATGACAGGAGAGGAAGACGAGATGGAAAGATGTTTGGAAGAAATAAGAagtctgagaaaaaaatttaGGGCTCTGCATTCTAACCATACCCATTCTCGGGAACGCCCCTTTTAA